ttattaacataataataaaatattttaagaatatataaaatttatatgataaaaaattaattataattatgtcaTTTGTTATTtgacaattcaaatattataataaaaaattcaaatcacaattgaagtatttttaatatattcaatattcaatatagatttatttcatgtaattaatagaattattaacataattaaaatatataaattattttaataattcaaatgtggtactaataaaaaaattctaattgtttttaaagcttttataaaaactataaaaaaaatgatatattgTAAATTAAGCTCTTcacaattcaatttttaatttgggTAAACTACCTCACTAGTCACTCTAAATAGGGGCCAGTCGTTCTTATGGTCATcccaatctttttttttataatttcgacaccaaaaaaattgattaaattagttaCTCCACCATTAAATTGTAACAGAATGTTTACTGCGAATTtcttattttgatcattttaaataGTAATCATTCTTATTTTGATCACTTTAAAATTATGGTAAACTACTTTGTTAGCCACTCTAAATAAGAGTTACTTCTATTTTCATCAcccaaaaaaaaatacatataaatgcACAGTTAGTCTTCTGTTACCGTTTTAATGGTAGAGTGACAAATTTGATAGATTTCTTTTTTAGGTgatcaaattaataaaagaaaatgatgacAAAAATAGGAATGATAAATTTAGAGTGACATTTTAAATGAGAGTTATTATTTATAAGTGTGATACATTTTCTTGTAAAATTAAAACTCTTATTTATAAATGTGATGGGATTAATCTTATAAATACCTTGTTATATAGTTAGCATCAATTAGCGATTATGGATGTCTTTACGACTCAAACGTGAATAATGTCTCAATAACGTGTCATAGGGTGAAATTTGTTAGTCCTACTAAACCTTTAATTGATGACTCAGACTTGCTTTCTGcttcaattcaattaatttaatttacccACAATTTTCTTCTTCAGTTTCATATGAAGCAAACAAACAGTGGGTCTTGAATTCTTCAATAATATGAATAAGAAAATACCTTGCAATTGCAATTGCAATTGATGTGTCCAATTACTTTTTGACTATAAGCACTAATTAAGGCctgttttgcttttgttttaattttcatttaatctTATCATTGCACCCCATACTTATTTGCAAAATACATTATTATTGTTAGATTATGGATGTTTGTGctttcaattttcttctttaattaaTCACTTTACGACTCAAATGTGAATAATGTCTCAATAACGTGTCATAGGGTGAAATTTGTTGGTCCTACTAAACCTTAGACTTGCTTTCtgtttcaattcaattaatttaatttacccACAATTTTCTTCTTCAGTTTCATAGGAAGCAAACGAACAATGGGTCTAGAGTTCTTCAATAATATGAATCAGAAAAAACCTTGCAATTGCAATTGTTGTGTCCAATTACTTTTTGACAATAAGCACTAATTAATTAAGGCCTGTTTTGCTTTTGTTCTAAATTCCACTTGAGCTTTACaatgtaatttttcaattttccacACTAGACTTActttttctgttaatttttcaACGATActgataaaataatatttctttaGAATGAAAAAGTTGTAGTGGACAACTAGAGTTGCCTTTttgttttagttaatttaattttccatctattttcttcttcaatctcCTACTCACCACCAATAACACATTGCAACTATTTTAGTCTGTATAAGCCCTAATATTCGAAATGCTCGTAACTTTCGGTTTGCCTTCATATTTCTCCACTAGAGACCTCAAACTTTCAGTTCATGACAAAATTTTCCTACaactttcaatttatttaattcgaTCCCTAATATTCCACATTAAGTTTTTAAAGCCTTTAAGATTAAATCAAGCTTATTCTTATAACACCCATTACCTTACTAACATTATAACATAATTTTCATCTAAAGTTCTTTATCTTTAATCTCTCTCTAACTTAGTATTCAATATAATTTCTCAACTAAACATCATCAATTACTTAATCTAATAACTGAGCTATGCTTATCAACTATCAGTGCCTAGAATTTCAACAAAAATTCAAACTAAAACTCACCTTCCTTGGGCAATCTAGTGGACGTAAATGAAGAAAAGAAccatgaaatttttctttctttaccgTGAGGGAGATGAGGAAAATAAGCCTTATCTCTCTTTCCTTCCACTATACTTaactattattaattataattaactagttaaattaataaataaaagaaactaatgGTCATAAAGTCACTATGCATAAGCTAATGGAACTTAATGACATAGATCATGGTTGGCCACAAAGTTTATTTTAACCATGGAATATTTGCTTTTAAGGACATGATCATTTGCTAATCAATGACATGTACAAAGCTTCAATCAAATTTCTTCGTCCTACTCACCTTATAATTTAGTCATCGTactcattataaaaaaaaaccttaatttatttaattactgtTCAGTTTTATTATTAATCTCACATACAACTTGTTAATTTttcgatttgaaattttgaaatgatcAATTTAAGGAATTcaaccttaaaccaaattttctgACATCGACGAAAATTAAGTCGGTAgagtaaaaattattgaaaatttgaaattatgtcattttttaaatatcagtccaataattttatatttattgatttttatgaacAGAACTTTGTTTGGAtaggaattttaaaattttcaagattttagaatacaatcattttaaaatgttagtatttataattattttatttaaatttttaatttttaaaataattaaatggttGAAATatcataagttaaaaaaataaatatgaaaaacagaataatgatattaaaattaaataatataatgcaATATGAgtattcttaaatttttaaaatatatatatttttaatactatattatatattagaaataagAGTTAACTCATAAATTAGCATTTAAACTATACTATATTACATATCAGTTAAAAAAATCAGCAAATAATAATTTGCCaatcatataaagtttaaaaaatattttttaattattttattttatagttttcttTTACATCATCTCTCTCCCGGTTGAGATGCTAACGATTTATTTCATCAATCAGAACTAGCATTTTTACAACTAGATCGAGATAGGGGGTTAAACCAATTGACTTGCAAATCGATACGGATTGATTGAACCAAGCTAAAAAGACAATTAACCCCGttatctctatttttatttttattttttgaatttttaataatatttgatagAATTGGAAAAACTTTTCCAACTGAGAATTAATGACTTAACtggtttgaccatcagtttagaattctaaagaaagaataaataaataaaaccaatatatataaaagaaaataatgctTTTTGTCTATTTTGCTACATAAGGTTTCActtgtaacaaaataataataataataataataaaataggcaccaaaatggaaaaaaaatacatagattaaGTAGCAATTTATGGGTTAAGATTTttctataaataaatttgatgtttaacTAACGGAGATACCAACTTGAGAAAAATAAGTAGTTTAGGTACCTTatgtagcaaaaaaaaaaaagtttaggtatcaaaataagaaaaaagtatAGTTTAAATACCAATATGTAAGTTAAGcatagaaataaagaaaatttcaacattttatggaaactattgttataattttgataaattttctcCAATCAATATATGTTCCCTTTTTATTAGCAAGGAGTCTTCTTGTTTTGATAAATTTACTTTGGATAGAAAAGAAATATACAAACCAAATATAAGATAAACATATTACAAAAAAGTCAAAGAAAGTCATCACAAATCTCTTCCTGGTACATAGAAATTAGAAATCATCAAAAGGACaaacatgtattaatttataagttttttattAAGATTTTCTCACATGCAGGAAAACCACCTTCAGTTGCAGTTCTAATCAGACCTGGAAAAAATTATATAGAACTTTGTTATTTAGTTAAGGATATATTTCTCAACATTGAAAGAACATTGATAAGGAGTGAAGAAAGTCAATTTATTACCTTGTGCAACTTGTTGAAAGACCTTTGATTCTCCTCACAAACCTTGCTTTcagcaaaacaaatgaaacataAACCCAATCCTTTGCATTATCCAAGTAACGATAATATGAATGCCTCCATGAACGCTTGAAGAACACAACACTGCAAAACCCCCAGAACCCGACCGCAAATCCAAGTCCCATGCCAGCGTAAAACCATTTCATGAACTCATCAGAATCTTCTTCACCTCCTACTGCAGGTTTGCCGGGAGGTGGTTCCACCGTTGAGCAATTCGGTGAAGTCGGAGGACCACAAAGTCCTCTATTATGAGAAAATGATGAAGGATCAAAGCTCTGTAGTTGAGTGCTGGTTGGAATTTTTCCAGACAAGTCATTGTAAGACAAGTCCAAGATACTTAGAAATGTTAATTCAGACAAGCTCGTTGGGATGTTTCCTGAAAACTTGTTTCTTGACAGGTCAAGCACCTCTAGTTGTCTTAGATGCCCAATCTTTTGAAGAATTTTTCCTGTAAAAAAATTTCTTGACAGGTTCAATGCAACCAATTCTTGAAGACTATTTAATTCTTCAGGAATCTCTCCTGTTAATTTGTTACACGAGAGATCAATGGCTAGTAGGAGTCCAAGTTGTGGATAGCTTTGCTTTGTTCCTTTCCATGTAAGCAATGCCTCATCAACATACCTAAGCTGAATGAACCATAGAGAAGACACTTCATCTAAGAGGTGAAGCTCAATCCTTCGATCTAAACTCACTTTTTTTACCATTGAAGTGAAATTATTGAAACATGGTGGTATGGTATCAGAGATTTTATTTACAGAGAGGTCCAAGATTTGTAGATATTTCAATTCACAAAGTTGATGGGGAATCATTCCCCTGAACTGATTCCTTTGAAGGCTAAGAAAAACCAACGATGAAAGCCTCTGGCCGATCCACATAGGTATTTCTCCTGATAATTCATTATCACTCAAGTCTAGAAATTTTAACTTGGTACAATTCTGTAAAGATGAAGGTAATTCTCCCGAGAATTTATTACCACGTAAACTGAGCATCTCAAGAGAAGTCAAAGATCCTAAGGAGCTTGGAAGTGAGCCTGAGAAACTATTATCACCCAAATTCAAAGCTGTTAAAGACTGGAAACTTTCAAAACAGTCAGGAACCACTccagaaaataaattatttgagagATCAAGTAATGCCAAAACACCTTTATAGGTAATATTGCAAATTGGAGCGCCTGAACCAGTAAACTTGTTTTTGGAAAGGTTAATGGTCCCTATATCCCAAAAATCTAAAGAGAAATGTGGCAATGGTCCCGAGAAATTATTAGATCTTAGATCTAGATGGCTTATGTGGATAGAGTTATTTGGAAAAGTACCACTGATCTGATTGAAAGACATGTTTATGTACCTTAATCTCTGAAATGGGTTCCAAAACCAGTAGGGAAGAGAATCTGAAATTCCTGAAGCAGAAATATCAAGGTAATCTAGAGCAGAAATATCAAGGTCAGGGGTTAGGCCGTCCATTTGTGTCCGAATCCAATCTGGGAAATGAGGCCCTAACTTGCAAGAGCAAAGCATTATTTGACTCAGTTGAAAAGGAGGAATCCATCCGGAGTTGAATTTCAAAGTCAAAGAAGTGTAGGATAAATCCAACTCCTGTAAGTAGGTGAAATTTGAGAAATGAGCTTCGGAAATCACATCACCATCAAAAGAATTCCCTGCAAGCCGCAAGACTTGCAAGTTGGAAAGTTGTCCAATGCTTTTGCTTATGGATCCATTTAAAAGGTTGTACCCAAGATCTAGAACCATAAAATCTGGTAGTTTTCCGATTTCATTCAACACGGAATCTCCCCTAACTTGATTCTCAGCTAATATCAAAAGATTATCACTCAAATGCAGGTTTTGAATAGCCATCATGTTCCCGAAAGCTTCTGGAATTGGACCTCTCAACTTGTTACTTGAGAGATTAAGGGAAACAAGGTTGCTGCTAACATTAAACAGCCATGGATATATGGCAGAAGGGAGATTATTATCAGAGAGATCAAGATGGGTGAGAGATGTAGAAGAGTTGGCAAGggaaagtgatgaagaagataTGCTTGTAAGATCACAATGTCTTAGACTTAGTTTTTGGAGGAAAGGAAGGTGGCTAATGACTTGAGACCAATCATTGGCATAGCTCAAGTTAGTGAAACTGAGATCAACCTCTTCCAAACGAGAAAGATGGGAAAGCCACTCAAGTTTTCCAACACTGaacatttttttgaaattatggcGATACGTCACGTCTCCACCGTTACCACCCAATCTAAGAGTCTCCAACATTGAAAGATTTCCAAGTTGAGAAGGAATTGGACCTCTAAAATTAGCATTAGAGAGATCcagtattttcaattttttcaaggAACCAAAAAACTCTGGGATGAGACTTCCATTAAAATCATTCCTGTCGAAATATAAAAAAGTCAAGTGATGTAGTTTAAGCAGTGAAGGGCTAATTGTACCTGCTACAACCCATAATTGACCGCTAAAACCGAGCATTTCAACATATCCTGTAAGGTTGTTGCAATTGACGCCAAGCCAAAGACAGCACTCCTCACTTTTCCATGATGAAAGGGCGTCGTTGCCTGACGAATTCATGGCTTGAAGGCTGTGCTTAAATTCAAGTAGAGCTCTTCTTTCACTGTCTTTGCACAATAGTTTCACGCTAGCTTTGGTACATTTCTCCTGAAGAAGCAGACAATATATTGcaaaaactaaaacaagtttatgagAACTCTTACTTGACATTGTATTAATCATCATAAATGAAGCAAGAGGAAATGAAATTGTGTTTTGTTGTTGTAATTCTGAATGCTAATAGCTGGGGAAAGGCCTCCTTATAAAGACCCAACTTGACTGGAATATGAGCATTCATACTATATGGATGTATTGAATTTATGCCTCCAGAAACCactgaaaaattaaattttaatcattttccacACTATTAAACCTTTAATGGAGGACTTAGACTTGcttttaatgaatttattttcagCACAAGTTTCTTCTTTCATGCTTTGAatgatttaatattattatataattaatgttATCAGAAAATACCTTGTAATTGTTGAGTTGAATTACTTTTTTGACTACTAGTGCCAATTAAAGATTAGGCAtgtttaaggtttaaagttttAGAGTGAAGACATTTTAGTCACTATTTCAACAttgatttagagttttgtagTTTCCTTTTTGTTTGAGACAGCTAGTTGCTTATTGttaagaaaaatataatgggTTGGAATCCATCCATATAAACAGCGAATAagaatcaaaaagagaaaaagaaaattggaCACACAAAAGGTTTGCTATAATTTTCCATAAAAGTTTATTATAAcaaattttattagaaaaatcaGTCTGAAAGCTTAGAAGTTAATTGTAGGTTAATCtactatgttttaattaaattaatagaaatttttatataattagttcttttaaatttaaataaatttataaaaattatatacttaaatcatatttaaatttttatttatttggagtaaattaatataatgtgaactctatttttaaatatttatacctataacttacataatataataaaattgaaattaaataggATAACTttgttaagttaaaaaaaattaaagggtgtttttttcaatatttttcacatttaaACTTAAATACGATATAATATTCTTAAAGATATAAAAAGGGATAATTTTTAAACTAAGCAAAATTTTTGATTCAATGGTAATTTAATTcataaactttgatttggtgcaaATGAAATGTTTATTGTGATTTAAATGCacacacaaaataataattttgattcAGTTGcacattttttaaagaaataaacacatcaatttatttttatatgcaaTATGTAAACATAACCCGATACTATATCTATAAttgtactaataatttcatatataaaattataaaaaatcaaaattgatagAGGTTAACCAAAAATCAGATctcttgaaaatatttttgtcTAGTTATTATTATAACAATGACAGGAATACTACCTTAGAAGTAtagtattattaaataaatttcctTAGAGAATACAATTTAGGGATCTTTTGTGCTTTgtgattataatataatattggGAAAATAATAAATGCAATGACTGTAACATCATCCAGCTTTGATTTCAGCCCAGATATGGTCTCACTTTTtggtcctattttatttattttatcatttgagaTTATGCCTTTATTTATTTGATTCTAGCTTGAAATCCAAATAAACAcagtttataaatttataaagagATGGGTTCATTTGCTTGGCTCCCCCAATATTTGattcaaaacaacaaaaaaagcaTGGCGAAATTGGAGGAGAGAGAAGATGAGAAGAAATGGGCAACAAGTTGGGGTGGATATATAGAAGAGCTGAAGAAGGGAAGTCGAATAGCAGCACCAATGGTGGCGGTGACGGTTCTACAATACCTTGTGCAAGTTGTGTCAGTAATAATGGTAGGACATCTTGGTCAGCTTTCTCTCTCTAGCGTCGCCATTGCTACATCCCTCACCAATATCACCGGTTTTAGCCTTCTGGTAAGCTACTCTTTCTTCTGTTAAGCTACTCTATTGATGGAGCATCTTAAACTAATTGAATGTTTTTCATTCAAACTAGTCAGGAATGGCTGGTGGATTGGAAACTCTATGTGGGCAAGCTTATGGATCACAACAATACAAAAAGCTTGGAATCTATGCTTACAGTGCCATCATTTCGCTCATCTTAGTTTGCCCTCCCATTTGCATGCTATGGATATTCATGGACAAATTGTTACCTCTTGTTGGCCAAGATACACTTATCTCCTACAAAGCTTGCCAATATTCCCTATGGTTAATCCCGGGACTATTTGCAAGCACCATCCTTAAACCTTTGACTCGATTTCTACAAATGCAAAGTTTGATTCTACCAATGCTCTTAACTTCAATTTTTATACTGTGTTTCCATGTGCCTCTTTGTTGGATTCTTGTGTTTAAATTGGATTTAGGTGATCTTGGAGCTGCAATAGCTTTTAGTTTATCAACATGGTTGAATGTGATCTTACTTGGGATTTATGTAAAGTATTCATCTACATGTGAGAAAACTCGTTCACCATTGTCCAAGGATGCTTTTCTTGGTGTTCCTCAGTTCTTTCGCCTTGGTGTTCCCTCAGCTATAATGGTTTGGTACGTGTTTTCTTTCTCGTAAAATCAGTTTTGGGTGGTAAAAGTTCTATAAATTGCATTTTATCTCCTgcattaataaaaataagtagttaaaaaaaacaaagtctGCTGCAACTACTAGTGATGTTACTTTGATGCgttcgttgaaagcaccaaaaatattctatccctaataaataatgaaaaagaatagtaaaagggaagtagggtcaaatcctcagggattGGATTTGCACAATATCTTGTTCCGTGAAATCCCAGGCAGAATCTTGCCCAATAAAACCTGcgttcttgaaaaaaaaaacagaattaaaggtttggatctggaaacaaaaaaataaaataaaaacagaattaagaatattgaatcaaaattttgagaaattaaaaatagagttgagagaaaggaaattcttacGGGAGATTACAGCCTCCAGTTGCCTCGTTCCACCTTGAGTTCAATCCTCAGCTTTTAGATGATGcttcccaaaccgaataagccagttatagtggaagaggacgcctacgaccaccagctctaaGGATTTAGAATTACGATttggtggaacctgactctagccaacaatcgcttctgtaggatcgtcttatgctagatcaacgcttctcaatggagaatcccacgccattttgtctcttgggcttgccaacctctgacgcagtaagctaacaaaccgactgtgcaaccttcccaaaacatacaaagtggccacatttgcatacgttgaaaagattacttcttaagggacatggacggaagcgtcagccccgtagtgcagagaaacgatgaatactcgttgagaaggctaagtacggattctaagcctcataaaCCCTTTTTGGGAAATATCGACAACTTTcggctagatgagtttagtggctcatggttgtgatggaaaagaaaataaatataataaaaatagagattttattgaaaggaaatatgataagaacaaaagcctagacttttggggagagagtgtttacagaaaaaagaTAGGATCctcttttgagtcacttcaccccctatttatagtgctaggggagatagtctaatcctacttaaattcccaaaagataaatacatttaattaaaaataaataaaattaaatcctaaaattaaataatccttaataattatcttaatattaattatcctaatataattaaaatagagtatgatagaataaaatctcttctttttacatttcaacccttgtgtcctccatgcttgcacttttggcatcAACTTTTCCTTGTGTTGCACATTGGCCcgttttatctctaaattcacacttttggcccttaattttgcttttgcctcaaatttagtccctatgagataaaagatcaaaaatagctcaaattagcaggatcatattcagaataaatacataattaattcataaaaatacgttattctagagtgttatcataCTTGGTTGGTGTCATTGCTCAAGGAGTTACAACTTCAGTCTGTTGACCCACCTAAGTTCAAACATGTAGagcttaattttttctttatccGTGAGAAAGTTGCCGAAGGCTTTGTTGTTGGTGGTGAAGTATCTGCTCGTGATCAGATTGCTAACATTCTGATTAAGCCACTTTCTGTCACTTTCTTTGCTCGATTTTGGAGTCATCTTCGGGTTTTGCATGTCGGGAGGATGGGTGAATGTTAAGTATAGATAAGGAGTCTGTTATTCAGATAGTAGCTATTAGTTTAGTATCTGGTAAAGTTGTTATACAAAACAGTTGTGAGATCAGTAATATGTTACTCAAGGCACTCTATAAGTACTATACTGTTAATGAAGTAACTCAGAGCATTCATTAAATCACAATACTGTATTATTCATATTGCCTTAGTTCTTTACATATTACCATAGTTCTTTacataatattaatttatatttttttggtgtttGATTGTAAAGGAAAAACTCAACTTCAAGGAAGGTAATAGAAAATAGCATTGAACGTCGTGACATGGAAAAGGCTAAGTCGTGAATTGGATCAACTAAAACACGACATCATGAATGGTGTTGATCAATGCCTAATATCGTGATTAGATTGTGGCTAACTCATGAAATGCCTGACATCTCAAAGTGGATTAGCTAATGTCACAACCTCATGTATGCTAAAGGAAAAATAAGAGCATTTTTAAGCCCTACGTCATGGCATGCAGTAGTTGATGTCGCGATGTTGTGACATTAGCCAAATCTCGAGCAATTACAAAAGGGAAAATTGTGAAATTTCATAGCAAAATTATGACACTCaattgaaaattacaattttattaaGGGCAACTTCATCCTTTCACCAATCAAACCCTACATAAATTCTAGTAGATCGATAATCATCTTTTAGGAACTTAAATTTACCCTGGTTTGCCCTGGTTCTTCTGATCATTGGAATTCATGTGTAGGCAAGTATCTTGTTACAATTATTACCTGCTTAAACAGCAGTATACAATATTGGTATTGATGAAGTTATTCGATCAAGCAAAGATATTATTTAAAGAGTCTTACTTTGATCTACTTATTAAAGTTGGAGAGATTGATTTCTATTAAGTTTAAGTTGTTAGGATTTAATGTTTTAAGTGAAGTTTATTCATCATTTTGcacttgtaatttttgaaaaatttgttttaaataaaatttctttaatcacaataatatcatttttCTTTATTCTCAATGGTGTTTATACACAATGTGGAATGTAAGAAAATATCGGCTTATTTATTACCTAATATTTAACTAACACTTAATTGCATTATATGGATGGATCGTTATGTCGATGTAGCATTGTCTTGAGACAACACTCACTCTGTCTCAAGACATAAGTCTAGTTGTCTTGAGATCTATAAGGTCGGTCTTGATACCAAGCCTAATGCAACATTCCAAATGATAAAATATAACCTTAAGGTCTCAAGACATGTTCTTCCTATCTCAAAGACTATATAGAAAATTAGCCTAGAATCAACGCATTCAAATCATGACCATGACCTATTTAAATATACCAAAGCATTACGCaactcaatttaaccaatttGCGACATGCAAAACACAATCGAACAACACCATATCTTATCATTCGATGCATCAATGCCCAACCGACTAATTTGTATAATTGAACTTATATAAACTAGCATAATTGCCTCCTGATCAAAGGATGAAATTCTACTTTATAAACCTTATAGGTCAAGTACCAACTATACCAAAATATCAACTTAAGCAACGCTCCCAAACCAACCTagatacatgccatataatcaaaACAAATATCTACATACAAAATAGGCAACAAGTTGTTTTTATGTGTTGAGTTGTCAAGTTGGATGTTTGGCGATTTATAATTTATGATAACTCTTATCCAAGATTTGCGTACAGAAACAAATATAGTCATAcgattagtattatatatttagtggtgctaatacaattcaaattcaatacaataaaattaaaataaatcaaatatgcaaagtaaacatcaaatttaagtacttttccccttttctttttcatcacAGAATCAATAATCATATTTTCCCCAAATCTACTCATTGAATACTTATTTCAACATTTCATGGTTTGATATCATAATGTATTCAATTTTCAACATGTCATTTACCAACATTTTCATTACTTACTCATTTCAACCCTTATTAATCAATTGTATACATTAGAATGGATACTCGAATTTGCACACAAGTCCATGACCCTTCGAAAATTGAGACTACTGAATTTATATGTCAAGATATGTCTGACCCTCTGAGAATTGAGGCCGCCCATGACCCTTTGAGAATTAGGGTTGCTTACAACCCTTTGGGAATTAGAGCTAATAAATCaatcacatcccaaaaattggatCAGCAGAAATTGGGTAAGTGAAACTAAGAGTGATCACGTTTTGAATTTTTAGTTAAGATTGTGAAAATCATGTTAAAGTGAGTAAATCTGGTTCAGTGGATAGGTGTTGTGCTTGTGTATGTGAAGTTCTAGGTTTGAatatttcctttaaatttttgtcattttttatcTTAACCTCAATCGCTGATCGTCTAGCATAAATATCAGTTTCATTCAATTAATGATAGAATGAGTTTGCTAGTTTAGTAGTAAGGTTTTAGTTTACCTAGAGGTCTCATGTTTGAATTTTCTGTGTGTAAAATAGAGTTAGTTTTGTTTTAAACTCTAggtagttttttaaaaaaattaattatcctaAAATTTCTCCCTAAATATATGTTTCAACCATTCATTATCCTACTCTCCCCCCACTCTTTCAAGTTTTCTTTCACTttgg
The genomic region above belongs to Gossypium hirsutum isolate 1008001.06 chromosome D05, Gossypium_hirsutum_v2.1, whole genome shotgun sequence and contains:
- the LOC107944928 gene encoding receptor-like protein EIX2, producing MMINTMSSKSSHKLVLVFAIYCLLLQEKCTKASVKLLCKDSERRALLEFKHSLQAMNSSGNDALSSWKSEECCLWLGVNCNNLTGYVEMLGFSGQLWVVAGTISPSLLKLHHLTFLYFDRNDFNGSLIPEFFGSLKKLKILDLSNANFRGPIPSQLGNLSMLETLRLGGNGGDVTYRHNFKKMFSVGKLEWLSHLSRLEEVDLSFTNLSYANDWSQVISHLPFLQKLSLRHCDLTSISSSSLSLANSSTSLTHLDLSDNNLPSAIYPWLFNVSSNLVSLNLSSNKLRGPIPEAFGNMMAIQNLHLSDNLLILAENQVRGDSVLNEIGKLPDFMVLDLGYNLLNGSISKSIGQLSNLQVLRLAGNSFDGDVISEAHFSNFTYLQELDLSYTSLTLKFNSGWIPPFQLSQIMLCSCKLGPHFPDWIRTQMDGLTPDLDISALDYLDISASGISDSLPYWFWNPFQRLRYINMSFNQISGTFPNNSIHISHLDLRSNNFSGPLPHFSLDFWDIGTINLSKNKFTGSGAPICNITYKGVLALLDLSNNLFSGVVPDCFESFQSLTALNLGDNSFSGSLPSSLGSLTSLEMLSLRGNKFSGELPSSLQNCTKLKFLDLSDNELSGEIPMWIGQRLSSLVFLSLQRNQFRGMIPHQLCELKYLQILDLSVNKISDTIPPCFNNFTSMVKKVSLDRRIELHLLDEVSSLWFIQLRYVDEALLTWKGTKQSYPQLGLLLAIDLSCNKLTGEIPEELNSLQELVALNLSRNFFTGKILQKIGHLRQLEVLDLSRNKFSGNIPTSLSELTFLSILDLSYNDLSGKIPTSTQLQSFDPSSFSHNRGLCGPPTSPNCSTVEPPPGKPAVGGEEDSDEFMKWFYAGMGLGFAVGFWGFCSVVFFKRSWRHSYYRYLDNAKDWVYVSFVLLKARFVRRIKGLSTSCTR
- the LOC107902863 gene encoding protein DETOXIFICATION 14-like, encoding MAKLEEREDEKKWATSWGGYIEELKKGSRIAAPMVAVTVLQYLVQVVSVIMVGHLGQLSLSSVAIATSLTNITGFSLLSGMAGGLETLCGQAYGSQQYKKLGIYAYSAIISLILVCPPICMLWIFMDKLLPLVGQDTLISYKACQYSLWLIPGLFASTILKPLTRFLQMQSLILPMLLTSIFILCFHVPLCWILVFKLDLGDLGAAIAFSLSTWLNVILLGIYVKYSSTCEKTRSPLSKDAFLGVPQFFRLGVPSAIMVWYVFSFS